Within Lytechinus pictus isolate F3 Inbred chromosome 19, Lp3.0, whole genome shotgun sequence, the genomic segment AGCCCTCTACTTGAGGAGATGATTGACAACATTGGAATGTCCATGTCTCACTACATGATGGAGAACTGTTAGACCCATGTCATCTTCTTCATGTATGTCCCATGTTTCATCTGCGAGGTTGTCAAAGATGTGAATGTTTCCAGATGCGGCTGCCATGTGTAAAGGTGTTCTTCCATAAATATCCCGTTTGGAAACATCTGTTCCTTTCACAGTAAGAAGTAATGAAGAGaggcattgattattgtgtatagCAGCATGAAGAGCTGTCTGACCCACATCACATTGGGCATCCACGTCTGCTCCCTGCCTCACGAGGAAATATACGATAGGTAGATGTACTTCTTCAGCAGCTACATGGAGAGCCCTGCGTCCATCTTCATTTGCTTTATTCGGGTCTGCTCCGCTCCGGATGACTTGAAAAACATGTGACATCGGGCACGAACGAAAGAAGGACAATGACCTATCGTGGTCAACATGGGGATGGGAAACTATTCATCAGGCAGCTAGGTATCGATGTCTCTTATATCAGCCCGTCTTTCCCGACATCGGCCCGATAAGAATTAATTTCAGTCGTCATGCGAGGGAGAGTAGCAACCGTATGAAAAATATCTTACTCACTCCAACTGTTCAAGAATGTATTTACAAGCATTTCCTATGTACCCAAGGCTTGTCACTTTGTTTAACAATGAAGGAAACTATTCACAGAAAGgacatttttaaatcaatagTTTATAGTTGAGTAAACTTTAAACATATAATTGGTATTATAGGCAATTGCAGAGAATGGGGTTTTAAATTCATTGCCAACCCTTCCAATTGAAAAAGTACCTGTATACGAGGGAATGTGGTGACCGagtaaaaaatttgaaaagaaaagtaaaactaCGCATTTGAAGCAATTAATTAACATCAAAACGGCTGTAGctcatttgactttaaaataaaagaGCTGTCGAATGATTCACATTTTGCCATAACCGAGTAAACCGATTAGAAGATTTTAACAACtaatctttgttttttttcacttcCTTATCAGCTTCTAATGGTTATGCATAATAATACAAAAGTCTAACGGTGAAAAGACTAACCATAACTTTTGATAGTATTATATTGTACACTTTTTATCatgttgtattattattatatttaccAAAACCTGTAAAGTACAGTTTTTTTTCTCAGATCACACAATTGATATTGTCGCCACGAAATGCCAATGAGAAAATGATGGGTTTACGCTACTTCTTTTTGATGAGGTAATGGAACGcattttttcaattgaaatttaCATTTAAAAGTGTTTCTCACATGACTAATTCaaaaaatgtatattgtcacaCTCCGAATATTTGAGCAAATAAGATATGAGATGAACAGGAAGAAAACTCTATTACCAGCGCTGATGATAGCTTTTGTG encodes:
- the LOC135157669 gene encoding ankyrin repeat domain-containing protein 65-like; this translates as MSHVFQVIRSGADPNKANEDGRRALHVAAEEVHLPIVYFLVRQGADVDAQCDVGQTALHAAIHNNQCLSSLLLTVKGTDVSKRDIYGRTPLHMAAASGNIHIFDNLADETWDIHEEDDMGLTVLHHVVRHGHSNVVNHLLK